Proteins encoded together in one Quercus lobata isolate SW786 chromosome 3, ValleyOak3.0 Primary Assembly, whole genome shotgun sequence window:
- the LOC115980215 gene encoding uncharacterized protein LOC115980215: IARPPIDPHLEVDHLHLRPLWQRRQRVKVVRHKHLLHLTHSSLEFHQPDPRFCQLCVQKLDTRYGLYYCSICDFVAHLNCALLSENKEDINLLEFKVEDEVPQLNESIDSVTYKVNKFNTREDGTQIAAEIEHFSHEHVLKLTDDEVLNNQKCYACVRAILPPFYSCVNCSFFLHESCAKLPQKKKHPLHQHPLTLLPTSPYRSEIFWCDACWRECNGFNYGCETCDFSLDVQCSLISDILTHPGHEHRLILSSIASKQNCSCCDSKIYPIFRCTTCEFALDFRCATLPHTTRYGQHDHPFALCYTAEDDSNEYYCDICEEERDSKHWFYYCTDCSYPAHPNCILGEYPNYMF; this comes from the coding sequence AGTCAAAGTTGTGCGTCACAAGCACCTCCTCCACCTCACCCATTCTTCTCTTGAATTCCATCAACCCGACCCCCGATTTTGCCAACTCTGTGTTCAAAAACTGGACACACGCTATGGGCTTTACTATTGCTCCATATGCGATTTCGTTGCCCACCTCAATTGTGCCCTTCTCAGTGAAAACAAGGAGGACATAAATTTGCTGGAATTTAAAGTTGAGGATGAAGTTCCACAGCTCAATGAATCGATTGACTCAGTAACTTACAAAGTCAACAAATTTAATACGAGGGAGGACGGAACTCAAATAGCTGCAGAAATCGAACACTTCAGTCATGAGCATGTCTTAAAGCTTACTGATGATGAGGTTCTAAATAACCAAAAATGTTATGCGTGCGTAAGAGCCATTCTCCCTCCGTTTTATAGTTGTGTAAATTGTAGCTTCTTTCTTCATGAATCTTGTGCTAAattaccccaaaaaaagaaacacccaCTTCATCAACACCCTCTCACCCTCCTCCCAACATCACCTTATCGAAGTGAGATATTTTGGTGTGATGCGTGTTGGCGTGAATGCAATGGCTTCAACTATGGTTGTGAGACATGCGATTTTAGTCTCGATGTTCAATGTAGTTTGATCTCAGACATTCTTACCCACCCTGGTCATGAGCATCGACTTATTCTCTCTAGCATTGCATCTAAACAGAATTGCAGTTGTTGTGATTCCAAAATTTACCCAATATTTCGTTGTACCACCTGTGAGTTTGCTTTGGACTTCAGATGCGCTACATTACCACATACCACAAGATACGGACAACATGATCATCCCTTCGCTCTCTGTTATACTGCTGAAGATGATTCCAATGAATATTACTGTGATATTTGTGAAGAAGAAAGGGATTCAAAGCATTGGTTCTACTACTGTACAGATTGCAGTTATCCTGCTCATCCCAATTGTATTTTAGGGGAATACCCAAATTACATGTTTTGA